The Pseudomonas asiatica sequence ACAGGTGGCGGAGCTCGTAGACAACCTCCAGCGCGTACAACGCATGGCAGATGAGCTGAGACTGGGTCATTCGCGCCGGAGTCTGCTCAAGGTTGCAGTACCGACCAGCATGTCTCAACACTTGCTACCGAGGATCGTTGCCGAATTCATGCAGGGCCGTGAGGACGTCGTCGTAGAGGTCATCACCGGCGGATACGATGCGCTGGAAAGGGCCGTACTCGACAAAAGCGCTGACTTCGCTTTCGTGCGTTTGCCTACGGAACTTCAGCATTTTGAAGTGCTACCGGTACTGGAGACCGAAGGGATGTGCGTCATGCACCAAAGCCATCCACTGGCGGAGCTATCGGAGGTCAGTCTCGAAGCATTGCGGTATGAACCCCTCGTGCTTCTGGGGCGGCAAAGGAGCCTTCGATCTGAACTCGACCTGCGTTTCCGAGAGGCTGAAATTACCCCTCAAGTTCGCGTAGAGGTCCACTCGGTCAGTGCTGCTTGCGCATTCGTTGCAGAGGGTATGGGGGTCTCAATTATCAATGGTCTTTTGGCCAAAGAGTTTGGTGGCCTTCCTTTGATCGCCAAGCCGCTGAGACCTGCGCTTTGCTATCGTTTTGGCCTGATTTTCCGCAAAGACCAGCCACGCTCTTTGCTGGTTGAGAGTTTCGCGGAGCACATGCGTAACAGGCTCACAGAGGTGAATGGTTCTACGCCAACGCAATAAATTGCATAGCCCAACCCGATTTACTCATAACGTTGAGTGACTGCATCCGATTGAACTAGTGTGCGCCCTGTAGCCCTGGGCCCCTACAAAACAATAATCGAGATCGCGCACCATGAACCTACCTCATGCACCGGCGGCGCAAGCCGCGCCTGCTGGAAAAGCAGACATCCCTCGCCCGGCCAAGCAGCTCAATCCTGCGTTGATCCTGTTGAGCATTGTTTTCATGGCTCTGGCCTTCACCTACTTCGTCGATTCAGGCCAGTTCCAGCGCAAAGACATCGCTGTTGTCCCCGGTTCGTACCAGACCTTGGAAAAGGACGCCTCTCTAAGCCAGCTATTTTCCACAGAGCCGCGTGCCACAACCGATTCTGCTGCACGTCCGGTCTCCTTGGTTGAGGCTTTCATGGCCATTCCACAAGGCATCGAGAAGCGAGCCGGCCTGATCTTCATGGTTTTGTTCATCGGCGGAATGTTTGGCGTGCTGAACAAGGCCGGGGCAATCGATGCTGGTCTTGAGCGGATACTTGGCCTTACCCGGGGCAACATCTACGTGCTGGTACCCTGCTTGATGCTGGTGTTCTCGGCCGGTAGCACGTTCATGGGACTGGCCAAAGAGTTCATCCTGATCGTCCCGCTAATGGTAGCGATGGCCAATCGCCTGGGGCTGCCCAACATTGTTGGTCTGGCGATCGTGGTGATCTCGGTGAAAATCGGCTATCTGGGTTCGATTACCAACCCCGTGGCATTGGCGGTTGCCCAGCCGCTAGTGGGCGTTCCAATGTTCAGCGGGCTGAATATGCGTGTGGCAGCCTACTTGGTGTTTCTGCTGGTCGGCATTGGCTTCGTGTTAATGACTGTACGCCGACTGGGTTACGACGCCAGTGCTGAGTTTACTTTTAAGCGCACACCGCTAGCGCCACGCCACAGTCTCAACCTTCTACTGCTGGGAGCGGGCGTCGCCTTCCTGGTTTATGCCTCCAATCGCTGGCACTGGAAGTACCCAGAGTTGTCTGCGTACTACTTGGCGATGAGCATGGTGTTCAGTGTGGTGGCTGGCATCGGTGCCAGCGAGGCTGCCGGCGCATTCGTCGACGGAATGAAGAAGGTGCTAATGGCCGGCGTGCTGATCGGTCTCGCCACTGCGGTGGAGATCATCCTCAGCACTGGCCAGGTGCTCGACACTATCGTCAACAACCTTTCCAACCTGGTCAGCGATCACGGCCCTCTAGTTTCGGCGTACGGCATGTTCTTCGCACAACTCGGGCTGGATGTCCTGATCCCGTCCACGTCGGGGCAAGCAGCAGTGACCATGCCAATCTTCGGACCGTTGGGGCAATTGTCAGGTGTGAGCGCTCAGACCACTGTGTATGCCTTTTTGCTGGGCAATGGTCTAACAAACCTGATCACTCCTACCTCAAGTGGCCTACTAGTGCTGCTTGCGACCGCTCAAGTCGGATGGGGTCAATGGGCGCGATTCATCTGGCCGTTGTGCCTGGTATTCGCGGCCATCGCCATGTGCCTCCTCTCCATTGCCGTTCTGACCGGCTACTGAAATCTCGGGCCGCGTATGCGGCCCTACTGCTTTGAGTGTCAAACATGCAAATCCTCAGAAACCTGATGGTCCCGATGCGCGATGGCGTTCGGTTGGCCACCGATGTCTACCTGCCTGATGAAAGTACCGGCGTGTGGCCAGTGGTGATCGAACGCACTCCATACGACAAGAGCAAGCCCTCACGCTCGGAGAAATGCCTGAATGGTCATCACTTAGGGCGTGAAGAGATGGCCCAAGCCTTTGCCGAACATGGCTTCGTCACTGTGTTTCAGGACTGCCGCGGTCGCTACGCCTCCGAAGGCGAATTCATCAAGTACGTCAACGAAGCAGAAGACGGCTACGACACTTTGGCCTGGTTGGTCGAGCAGCCTTGGTGCAATGGGAAGGTCGGAAGCATGGGTCTTTCTTATGCAGCCCATACTCAGCTCGCTATGGCCTGCTTAAATCCTCCAGGGCTGAAGACGATGGTGCTGGACTCTGGAGGCTTCGCCAACGCTTATCAATGTGGCATCCGCCAAGGAGGCGCATTCGAGCTCAAACAGGCCACATGGGCATACAAGCAGGCCAAGGAAAGTCCGGCAGCCAAAGCCGATCCACTATTGCGCGAAGCATTGGAGCAGGAAGACATCCGGCATTGGTTCGCCCATATGCCGTGGCGTCCAGGATTTTCACCGCTGCGTCATGCGCCAGCGTATGAGGACTACCTGTTCGACCAATGGGGCCGCGGCTGTTTCGATGCCTATTGGCAACAGTTGGGCATTTGCGCCGATCACTATCGCAGCAACATTCCCGATATTCCGGTGCTGCACATGTCGAGCTGGTATGACGCCTATGTCAGCTCAACCCTGGATAACTTTGCTGCCTTCGTCGCGAACGGTAAGGCACCACAACGACTCGTGATGGGCCCTTGGCTGCATGGCGACCGCAACATTAGCCACAGCGGCGATGCCGAGTTTGGCCCAGCCGCCGCTTTCGATGGGCAAGTGGCGCAGGATTGGCTGTCCTGTCGTATTGAGTGGTTTGTAAACCATCTGCAGCTACAGATCACTGCACCAGCCCAACAGGTGCAGGTATTCATGATGGGCGGTGGTAGTGGTCGCAAGCTTCAGGACACGCGAATAGATCATGGTGGTCAGTGGCTTGATGCACAGCAGTGGCCATTACCTGGCAGCCAGCGGTTGGATCTTTATCTTCATCCTGACGGTCAGTTGAGCAAAGGGGGGCCAGCGGCAACCGATGCTGCTTGCCACTTCCTCGCCGATCCATCTAATCCAGTACCGACCATCGGCGGCGCGCTGACTTCCGGCGCTCCTGTCTTCGAAGGCGGAGCGTTTGATCAGCGAGAAACACCACGCTTCTTCGGCGCGCGCGGAGATGGCAGTGCCATCTGCCAGCGCAGCGATGTGCTGTGTTTCGAAACTGAGCCGCTTGAAGCTGACCTTGCTGTCGCCGGTCCGGTAACGATCCAGCTGTGGGTCGAGACCGACGGCTTAGACACTGACTTTACCGCTAAGGTGGTCGACGTCTATCCGCCAAGCGATGACTTCCCAGAGGGGTATGCCATGAACATTACAGACGGCATCATTCGTTGCCGATACCGGGACAGCTGGAACGATCCGAAGCCGACGGTACCTGGGGAATGTTTCAAGGTGCAGATCGAACCGTTTGCAACCTGCAACCTGTTCAAGCGCGGTCACAGCTTGCGCCTTGAGATTGCCGGCAGCAATTTCCCACGGTTCGACGTAAACCCCAACAGCGGTGAGCCGGAAGGCTGCGCGAACAAAAAAAGGACTGCTCGAAATACCGTACATATGGGGGCTAAGCGGCCCTCCAGGATTCAGCTAACGGTCGTCCAAGCACCAGCTGGTAGCTGATAGCGGTA is a genomic window containing:
- a CDS encoding CocE/NonD family hydrolase translates to MQILRNLMVPMRDGVRLATDVYLPDESTGVWPVVIERTPYDKSKPSRSEKCLNGHHLGREEMAQAFAEHGFVTVFQDCRGRYASEGEFIKYVNEAEDGYDTLAWLVEQPWCNGKVGSMGLSYAAHTQLAMACLNPPGLKTMVLDSGGFANAYQCGIRQGGAFELKQATWAYKQAKESPAAKADPLLREALEQEDIRHWFAHMPWRPGFSPLRHAPAYEDYLFDQWGRGCFDAYWQQLGICADHYRSNIPDIPVLHMSSWYDAYVSSTLDNFAAFVANGKAPQRLVMGPWLHGDRNISHSGDAEFGPAAAFDGQVAQDWLSCRIEWFVNHLQLQITAPAQQVQVFMMGGGSGRKLQDTRIDHGGQWLDAQQWPLPGSQRLDLYLHPDGQLSKGGPAATDAACHFLADPSNPVPTIGGALTSGAPVFEGGAFDQRETPRFFGARGDGSAICQRSDVLCFETEPLEADLAVAGPVTIQLWVETDGLDTDFTAKVVDVYPPSDDFPEGYAMNITDGIIRCRYRDSWNDPKPTVPGECFKVQIEPFATCNLFKRGHSLRLEIAGSNFPRFDVNPNSGEPEGCANKKRTARNTVHMGAKRPSRIQLTVVQAPAGS
- a CDS encoding LysR family transcriptional regulator is translated as MNLKQLEAFQAIMTTGSTIGAATRMGLSQSAVSRLLTQLEDHLGLALFLRRKGRLMATPEAEELLGQVAELVDNLQRVQRMADELRLGHSRRSLLKVAVPTSMSQHLLPRIVAEFMQGREDVVVEVITGGYDALERAVLDKSADFAFVRLPTELQHFEVLPVLETEGMCVMHQSHPLAELSEVSLEALRYEPLVLLGRQRSLRSELDLRFREAEITPQVRVEVHSVSAACAFVAEGMGVSIINGLLAKEFGGLPLIAKPLRPALCYRFGLIFRKDQPRSLLVESFAEHMRNRLTEVNGSTPTQ
- a CDS encoding YfcC family protein, with the protein product MNLPHAPAAQAAPAGKADIPRPAKQLNPALILLSIVFMALAFTYFVDSGQFQRKDIAVVPGSYQTLEKDASLSQLFSTEPRATTDSAARPVSLVEAFMAIPQGIEKRAGLIFMVLFIGGMFGVLNKAGAIDAGLERILGLTRGNIYVLVPCLMLVFSAGSTFMGLAKEFILIVPLMVAMANRLGLPNIVGLAIVVISVKIGYLGSITNPVALAVAQPLVGVPMFSGLNMRVAAYLVFLLVGIGFVLMTVRRLGYDASAEFTFKRTPLAPRHSLNLLLLGAGVAFLVYASNRWHWKYPELSAYYLAMSMVFSVVAGIGASEAAGAFVDGMKKVLMAGVLIGLATAVEIILSTGQVLDTIVNNLSNLVSDHGPLVSAYGMFFAQLGLDVLIPSTSGQAAVTMPIFGPLGQLSGVSAQTTVYAFLLGNGLTNLITPTSSGLLVLLATAQVGWGQWARFIWPLCLVFAAIAMCLLSIAVLTGY